The Cellulosilyticum sp. I15G10I2 nucleotide sequence TTCCGGAAGACGATATCCCTTACTGCAATGAAAAGCTTATTAAAGATTATGCTATTGTAAAAGATTTAAAAGTGAAAAGTCCTTTTGAAGATGAAAGGTTATTAGATCGTATTCGTGCGATAGAACTTTATAAAAAGGAAGTCGGAGGTAAATACCCGATTGTAGGGTGGGTAGAAGGCGCCCTAGCAGAAGCGGCAGACCTTAGAGGGGTAAGTGAACTGATGATGGACTTGATTTTAGAACCTGAGGCGGTTACAGAACTTTTTGAAAAGATTTATGAAGTGCAATATGCATTTATGAAAGCTCAAGTAGAAGCGGGAGCTGATATTATCGGGATAGGTGATGCAGTAGCTTCTCTAATAGGTCCTGAACTTTATTGCCAATATGCATTGCCCTACGAAAAAAGGATTATCCAAGATATTCACAAGTTGGGAGCTCAAGCAAAGCTTCACATTTGCGGAAATATCGAACCTTTATTAGAAGATATTGCAGCAGCTGGTGCAGATATTGTAGATATTGACTGGATGGTGAATTTTGAAAAAGCAGTTGAGCTCTTTAAAGGAACTAGGACCTGTGCTTGTGGTAATATGGACCCTGTAGCTGTATTTCTAAAAGGTAATAAAGAAATTATTACAAGAGAAGTAGGTAAGTGCATGGCAATGGCTGATGAAAAAACACTACTTGCGGCTGGGTGCGAAATACCAAAGTATACAAATTTTGAAAACTTGAAGTTAATGAATAGTATGCTTTATATTTAACAGAAATGCAAAAAGTATAGATTACGAAGATGGCGTCTCTTTATAGAGGTCATCTTTTGTTATATCTATAGAGTAGTAATATTTTATTCTTTTAGTAATATTTTAAGCTATAACAAAAATGATAGCAAATACGGATTAAGATAACAATTTGGTGTAAATATTTAATATAAATATTAAGTATTTACAATTTTTTTTATAGAATTATACCAGTATAATAATGTTAGATACAAAAACAAGTTTAGGAAATAATATAATATCTAAAAAGAAAATGGGGGAATCAAAATGAAAAAGATTTTTGCCTTAGTGATGTCAGTAGTATTAATGTTAGGTATGACAGCATGTTCAAAACCAGCAACAGCACAAACTGGAGAATCAGATAAAGCTGAAGTGACTCAAACTGATAAGAAAGACCAACTCTATATAGAAGTTTCTGCACTTGGAAACTTAGACTATTTTTATGATCATAAGATGGGAATGGAAAAAGCAGGAGAAGAACTTGGTGTTAGAACTGAATATGTTGGGCCTGCAGAATATGATATGAATGCTATGGTTTCGGCTTTTGAACAAGCAATTGCTAAAAAACCAAATGGTATTGTAGTCGTAGGATTTGAACCTTCATTAGATGCTATCGTTAATAAAGCTATTGATGCAGGAATCCCAGTAGTTACTGTAGATGCAGACCTTCCAACTTCCAAAAGACTTGCTTTTGTAGGAACAGGAAACATTAATGCAGGCAGAATGGGCGGAGAGAAGATGGCAGAGATGATAGGTCAAACAGGAAAAGTTGCTATTATGACTAAACCAGGACAATCGAACCTTGAAGAACGTGTGCAAGGTTATCAAGAAGCATTTAGTAAGTATCCTGGAATCGAAGTGGTACAAATTGCGGATACACAGTCAGATCCAGTTGTGGCAGCACAGGCGGCAGCGAGCTTATTACAAAAATATCCTGACCTTGCAGGTATTGCATGTGTTGAAGGAGCAGGTGGTGCTGGAGCAGCTACAGCAGTAAAAGAAGCAGGACTCAGCGGTAAAGTAAAAGTTATAGCAATGGACAGAGGAAATGAAGTTATTCAAGCTATTGAAGAAGGAACTATTTCGGCTACAGTAGCACAACAAACAGCTCTAATGCCTTATTATGCAACACAAATACTTTATAATTTAAATAATAGTAAGGTACAAATAACAACAGATAATGCTGCGGCAGGGGTACTTGGTATTCCAGCAGCTGTTGATACAGGTGTAGTTATTGTTGATAAGGATAACGCGAAATATTTCAAAAGATAGTCTTTCTATTAGCCCAGAATCTTTTCTGGGCTGACTTAAATAAATACATCAACATGGAAAGCAGGTGAATACGGTGAGTGAATACATGCTTGAGGCGAAGGGGATTATTAAAACCTTTCCGGGAGTAAAAGCACTAAGTGGTGTAGATCTTAGAATCAAAAAAGGAGAGGTCCATGCTTTAGTGGGAGAGAATGGTGCTGGAAAAAGTACACTGATGCTTACACTTGGCGGGATCTATAAGCCTGATAGCGGTACTATTTATTTAGATGGAGAAGAAGTTCATTTCGATTCTCCAAATGATGCTAATCAAAAAGGAATTAGTGTAGTATATCAAGAGTTAAGTCTTATTCAAGGATTAAGTGTGGCAGAAAACATTTTTGCTAACAGGCAGCCTGTTAAGATGGGAAACATAATAGATGTTAAAACGTTACATAAGAATACAAGAGAGATGTTAGCTTTATTTAATGCAGATCATATTGATCCAGCTATGCTTGTAAAAGAATTATCAATAGCTAATCAGCAAGTAGTAGAGATCCTTAAGGCGATGTCATTTAATCCTAAGATTCTTGTCCTTGATGAGCCAACTTCATCTTTAACAGAGGCTGAAGTTAAACAGCTTTTTACAAATATAAGAGTGCTTAAGTCGAAAGGCATTTCTTGTATTTATATTTCGCATCATTTGCATGAAATATTTGAAATAGCAGACACAGTGACAGTCCTCAGGGACGGACAGTATGTAGCAGATGCACGGATAGAAGATATTGACGAAGAATTTTTGGTGACTAAAATGGTAGGCCGAAAGATAGAAAACATTTTTGGGTCTAGATCAGAGGAGGCAAAAATAGGAGAAGTACTCTTTGAGGCACAAAACATCGGCAGAAAAGGAGCTTTTAAAAATATCAGTTTTAATATAAGAGCTGGAGAGATAGTCGGGTTTGCAGGACTTGTAGGAGCTGGAAGAACAGAGGTCGGCAGGGCCATTTTTGGAGCAGAGCCTATAGATACAGGTAAGTTATGCTTAGAGGGCCAGGAGATAAATATAAAAACATGCAAGCAGGCCATTGAAAAAGGGATTGGGTATTTAAGTGAAGATAGAAAGACGCAAGGGCTGTACTTAGAATTTTGTATCAAAAATAACTTGCCAGCTAATCGTTTGTCGAAGTTTTCAGAGAAAGGTTTTCTAAAAGAAGACCGTATTGAAGAAAATGCACATAGCGTTGTCAAAGCATTTGGTGTAGCAACCCCGAGTGTTCATCAGTTTATTAAAAACTTATCCGGAGGCAACCAACAAAAAGTTTTAGTTGCCAAATGGGTTGGCATTTGTCCAAAGCTTCTTATTGTAGATGAGCCGACAAGAGGCGTAGATGTAGGCGCAAAGAGTGAGATTTACACTATTTTAAGAAATCTTGCAGCCAAGGGTGTTGCCATTATGGTGATATCTTCTGACCTGCCAGAGGTGCTTGGGATTACAGATCGGGTGATTGTTATGAAAGAAGGACAAATCGTTGGGGAACTTGGAAGACAAGAAGCCAATGAAGAAAAAGTTATTGCCCTGGCAGCAGGCATAGGCAAAAGTAAGAAGGGAGCATAAAGATGAATGTTATAAAGAGAATGACTAAACAAAGAGAGTTTATGATCTTTGCGATTGTCTTGGGCGTATTTATTATAATGAGTTTTGCCTCACCCTATTTCCTGGGGACAGGAAATATGTTGGCGCTTCTCCTAGGATTATCTATAGAAGTTTTAATTGCAGTAGGTATGACTAACCTGATGGTTTCTGGTGGTTTTGATATGTCAGTTGGATCAGTTGTTGCATTTACTGGAGCAATGACAGCTATGCTTATCACAAAAGGGATGCCTGTTGTAGTAGGCATATTAATAGGTATAACTATAGGCGGATTAGTAGGTTTATTCAATGGCTTTATTATAGCTAAAATAGGGATCAACCCTTTTGTAACAACGCTCGCAAGTTTAAGCTTATTTAGAGGATTAACTTTAATAATATCAAAAGGACAAAATATTTCAGGTTTAGGAGAAGCTTTTAATGCTGTTGGACAATCTAAGTTATTAGGTATTCAACTGCCCATTTGGTATGCGGTAATACTCGTTATCATAGGAGATATTTTACTTAGAAAGTCGCGGTTCTTTAGACAGAGTTATTATATAGGCGGCAATGAAAAGGCTGCTAAATTATCAGGAATAGATGTAGATAAGATTAAAATATTAAATTACGTGATAGTAGGAGCCTTGGCAGGTTTTGCAGGAATCGTTATGACATCAAGGCTGGGTGCTGCAGCGGTTACAGCTGGAACAGGGCTAGAGTTAAGAGTGATAACAGCAGTTATTATAGGCGGGGCAAGTTTGCAAGGTGGAGAAGGTACAGTTGTAGGTGCTTTTCTTGGATCACTGCTTATGGCACTTATAACAAATGCCTTAACGCTCTTAGGTGTAGATGTCTACTGGCAAACCTTTGTTATTGGAGCAACGTTACTTATCGCAGTACTTATAGATCGAGCTGGTAAATTAAGAAAAGAAAAAAGTGAAAGATTAGCTAAAGAGGGGGCAAAACTATGCAATACACAAGCTTTGAAAGAGTAAAGATGGCACTTGAACATAAAGAATCGGATAAAATACCCTTTGACCTTGGGGCAAGCGTCTTAACAGGTATTAATAAACATAGTTATATCAATTTAAGAGACTATCTTGGATTACCCAAAAAAGAAATTGAACTCTGTGATGTCATGCAGCAACTTGCAAGAGTTGATGAAGATGTAATAGAAAAATTAGGTGTAGATGTAAGATGTGTTGATCCAACGCCTCCTTTAGAAAAAGGATTAGCTAAAGATATGGAAGAACGTGGTGAGTATTATGAGATGAATGATGAATGGGGAATCGGCTGGAAAATGCCTGTTAAAAACGGTCATTATTTCGATATGATTAAACGACCACTTGAAACGATAGATACAATAACTGATATGGAAAACTATCCATGGCCAAACCCAGTAGACCCAGGCAGATTTGCGACACTTAAAACAAGAGCTGACAAATATGTATATGAAGATAAAAAAGCTTATATATTAGGAAGACAGTATGCAGGTATATGGGAGACGGCGCTGTGGATGAGTGGTTTTGAGAAATTCTTCTGTGATATGCTTGCAGAGCCTGAGTATGCCCATGCTTTAATGAACAAAATTACAGAATTAAAGATGATGTATTGGGAAAAAGCACTAGAAACAGTGGGAGATAATGTACTTATCATATCAGAAGCTGATGATCTTGCGACTCAAAACAGTCTGCTTTGTTCAGTGGATTTATACAAAGAAATGGTGCATCCTTATCATAAAAAATTATTTAGTTTTATAAAAAGTAAGGCTAAAAATAAAGTTCATATCTTTTACCATACTTGTGGTGCAGTAAAACCACTTATTCCTTATCTGATAGAAGAGGGCGTAGATATCTTAAACCCTGTTCAAGTTAATGCACAAGATATGGATACAAAACTGCTCAAGAAAGAATTTGGCAAAGACATGACTTTTTGGGGCGGTGGTGTAGATACACAACATGTATTACCTTTTGGAACACCTCAGCAGGTAAGAGACGAAGTTAAAAGAAGAATTGAAGATCTTGCTCCTGGAGGAGGATTTATCTTTGCGGGTGTTCATAACATTCAAAGTGATGTTTCACCACAAAATTTCATGGCCATGTGGGAAACACTTCAAGAATATGGAATATATAAGTAAAGTATAATCATGAGCTAATACAATGGTTTAGAAGATAAAAGATAACTATAAGTGAGGTTTACTTATAGTTATCTTTTGTAGTATAAAAATAAAGTTTCCACATACTTATAAACTTTACAAGGGAGGTTGAGGATATAAATACAGCTATATTAAAGCTGCAAATAGTGTATAATTATTAATATAATTATATCGAATGACCATAGGGGGATAAGCGTGTATAAAGAAAGATTGAAAGAGTTAACTCATAGTGTTCTTCTTGATGCAAGCCAACTGGCGTTTATAGAAGAAGCACCAAAGACATTTAATCTACTAGATTCATACCTGAAGTTTTTTAGATATTTATCCAAGGAAAAAGAGAAAGAATGTCTTGACTATGAAATAGAAGTAATTGAACACTATATAAATATCCAAAGAACACATTATGATTTTAATTTTGAGGTGGCTATTGATAAAGATAAAATGCTTAAAACCATATTTATAACTAAATCAAGCTTAATTGCTTTCTTTGATAAATTACTAATCAATATATTAAGTCAAGAAGAAAAATGTAAAAGGATGGCATTAGAATTTGAAATTCAAAATGGGCAAGTTAAGGTTATTCTAGAAGTTTCATATTTAAATAAGGCTGAAATATTTAGTGCTTTATTATAAAAGGTGGGGGATATATGATTAAGCTATTAATAGTTGATGATGAGCCTTTATCTCTATATGCTATCAGGGCTTTGGTTAATAGAAGATTTCCAGATGTAAGCATAATAGGAGAGGCAAAAAATGGACAAGAGGCTGTGAATCTATATAAGATGCTTAAACCAGATATGCTTATTATAGATATTAAGATGCCTATATTAAATGGCATAGATGCTTCAAAGCAGATATTAGAGGAGTTTGAAGAGGCTAATATCTTAATACTTACAGCGTATGATAGCTTTAATTACGTACAAAATGCACTTAATATGGGGGTGAGAGGCTATCTGCTTAAACCTATAAATGATCAAGATACAGTAGAAAAGATAAGATCATTAATAAACACCATTAACTATAAAAAAGAAAAAAATAATAATGATGGCACCTTAGAAGAAAAAGTGAATAGCATTAAACCCCTTGTGCAGAAAGAACTTATATCCCAGATGATTTATGGCAGTATAAAGCAAGAAGACTTAAAAAACTATGCAGCTTTTTTTCAGTATAATATTAATAAGGGCTACTTTATGTTAATAGGATTTAAAAAAGATATTTCGTACAATTCTGGAGATGAAATACAAATTAAAAATATTAAAAGCAAAATTTTGCAGGGGATAAAAAATTTAGTGGTAACAATGAGAAAGTGTATAATAGGAGACTTTGTTGGAAGGGGAATCCCCTTATGGTTTCCGGTGGATGGAAATGAAAATAGTGAAGAGATTTGTAAGGAGTCTAAAAAAATTGGGGAAGAAATAAAAAGAAGGATAAGCGTAGTAGCTAATGTTCCTGTAGGAATAGGAATAGGAAATGTAGCAACTTCTATAGAGTTTTCTAAAGAATCTTATAGTGAGGGGTATTTAGCTTTAAAAGCTGCTCTAAAATGTAATAATGTTATCCATTATATTGAAATGAAAGAGAGCTTAGCAAAGGAGAATATAAGATATCCGGTTCAACTTGAAGAAAAACTTATAGATTTAATCAAGGTAGGGGATATAGTACAGTCAAAACAAGTTATAGAAGATATTCTAGAGGGAGTATTTAATGAGTTTTCTGAAATGAAAGATATAAAAGAGTATTTATCACAGCTTTTATCTATCGTTAAGAGAACGATGCTGCAATTAGGGATTGGAATTAATACGCTGACAATGATAGGAACAATGGATGATCTTACGCATTTAAGTGATATAGCAGAAATAAGGATCTGGAGCAGAAGAAACTTATTTAATATTCTCCAGCTTATAGAAGAAATACAGGATTTGAAAGAAAAGATGATTTTTACAAAAATACATAGTAGTATTCATAAAAATGTTTTTGCAGATATCTCATTAGAGTGTATAGCGCAAGAAGTTGGAATTAGTCCACAATATTTAAGTAAAATATTTAAAGAAGAAACAGGTATGAACTTTATAGACTATGTAACAGGCAAACGAATCAGTTATGCAAAAAAACTTTTAGACAATAAGGATAAAAGTATAAGAGAGATAGCTATAGCAGTAGGGTATTCGGATTCGAGTTATTTCACAAGGATTTTTAAAAAGATTGTAGGGCTTACGCCAAAAGAATATAGAGAGTTTGGTATGAGGTGATAAAAATGAAGAAACCTAGTATAAAAGGCCTTGATATCAAAAGCTTTAGCTTGAAAAAGCAGTTGTTAGTTTATTTCTTTATTATTATACTCATTATGTCCTTGACTAATATTTCCTTTCTTTATAAAACTCAGCTTTACTATGAAAGCTTTGATTCTATACTAAGAAGAGCAGAAAAAATTGATGAGGTATCCGTTGCGATAGATAATATAGTTAATATGGTTGTTGAGTATTTATATAATACAGAACAAAATAATTTAGGGAATTATGAGAAAGAGTATAATAAAGTAGTAAATAAACTTAAGGAGATTCAAACATCTGATAATGAGAAAATTTACTATAAGGGTAGGGACATCCTCAGCATGGTTGAGACCTTTAATGAAAAAAAGGTCAGATTTATTCAGTTAGCGGAAAAAGAAACAGAACGTATTTATATTGATAAATACGTAGAGGAGCTTTATAGATTAAGCGGCTATATGCAGAGTGAAGTGAAGATTTTGTTAGTGCTACAAATGAGAGATGCGCAAAGTTATTATGCCGGTTTGGAGCGAAATCTTATTATAGGAGAAAATATTATTTATCTCTTAATGTTTTTTATTACGCTGTTATGTTTTATATTTGCTATAAGATTTTCTAGAAATATTGCTATGCCTATCCATAAGTTAGCTATTATGTCAAAAGAAGTGGCAGAAGGAAATTTAGACATTGAACTGATTGACATAAAGACTGGAGAAGAAGTAAGTATTCTTGTGAAGTCTTTTAATAATATGGTTATTAGACTCAAACAACTGATAGAAACTATAAAACAAAAGGGGCAGATAGAAAATGAATTAAAACAAGAACAAATCAAAAATTTAGAGGTATCTCATTTACTTAATAAAACAGAACTGGATTTGCTGCAGTCTCAGATTAACCCACACTTTCTCTTTAATACACTCAATAGTATTTCTGCTCTTGCAGAGATTGAAAGTGCCGAGCAGACAAAGCTCATGATTAAAGAACTTTCTAGTTTGCTGTGGTATAACTTAAAAAGAATAAGTATGAATGTCACACTAGGAGAAGAATATAAGGTTGTAGAGAGCTATCTGTACATTCAAAGTAAGCGATTTGGAAATAGATTCTATTTTGATACATATCTAGATTCAAAGGTCGAAAACTTTACTATACCCAGTATGATCCTCCAGCCCTTTGTAGAAAATGCCATCATACACGGGCTAGAGCCTAAAAGTCATGGAATATTAGAAATAAGTGTGAAAGATGAGGGGCAATGCATCCGAATAATCATACAAGACGATGGTGTAGGCATGGATGAACAAAGGCTACAAGAAATTGTTTGTACAGAGCCAAGTGGACTCACTAAACATAGAGGGATTGGCATTAATAACGTTATAAAAAGGCTTAATATAGCTTATGGAACCAATGTAGTGCAGATAGAAAGCGAGCTTGGGAAGGGAACGAAAGTCACTATATTACTTCCTAAAGTGTAAGTGGGTAAAATAATCCTGCTAATAACTTATTATATTTATTTATTTTTATAATAAATAAATAAAGAATGACTATGACCTTATAGATAAAGGGAGTGGTCATTTTTTAATGAGATAAGGAGTTTTTAATATGACTTAAAGAAATAGTTATGATATATATTTATAAACTAAAGTAGTGTATGTCATATTAAATAGTAGAGATTTACCAAGGTGTATGCGCAGTGCTGTAGTTGTCGCAGCAGATATGTACAAATAAAAGAGGATAGCAGCTAAGAAGGAGGCGTTAGAAGTGTATACACCGACAAAGAGAATAAACAAGTTCTTTACGAGTAGTACTCAGCGTAATAAAGAATGGATAACTAAGCTCAAGAATAACAATCTACTAAAAAATATTTATAGGGGTAGGTATCTGTATCTGTTAATAGCCCCTATGGTGATATGGCTTATATTATTTAAGTATAAACCACTATATGGGCTACGAATTGCATTTAAAGACTATAGTTTATTTAAAGGTATTGATGGGTGGATTAAAATAAATCTAAAGATGAATTCTATTTATGATATCTTTAACTTTCTCAATTTCAAGCCAGTCTGTTTCCCAAATAGTATATTCGGATAAGATAGGTAATCCCATAGTTACTGTTTGAGGCCTATAAAGCATCGGGCTTTCTTTCTCTTTCTTGCCGGAAAGATGATAGGCTTTTGCATGAGTTGTCTTTACTATTTCTTCAATGTTACTAGAATTTAATCCGCTGCCTACTAATATTTCAACTTGATTTCCTGCTTTATTTACAAGTTCTTTAATACAGGAAGCACCTTGGATACAGGTTTGCTGCTGACCTGATGTAAGAATTGTGTCAATTCCAAGGGATTTTACTTGTTCAAGCGCTTCAAAAGGATTTTTACATACATCAAATGCTCTATGCAAGGTGATATGCAGTGGTTTTGCAAGATCAATGAGAACTTTTAAGCGTTCAATATCTAGGTCGCCGTTTGGAGTTAAAATGCCAATAACTATTCCTTTTGCACCATGTTCTTTTGCAACTTTGATTTCTCGCTTAATATATTCGAACTCAAATGGTGTATAACAAAAGTCCCCAAATCTAGGCCTTATAAGCACATGCAAAGGGATATCTACTGATGCGTTAACTAAATCAATTAAGCTTGATGTAGGAGTAGTGCCGCCTATTATTAGATTACTGCATACCTCCAATCGTGTTGCTCCGCCTTTTTGTGCAGCTAAAGCTGATTCTACGGAGTCCACACACACTTCTAATGTGATTTTATTCATTGGATTACCTCCTGTTATTTAAAATGATTTTTTTAAGATTATAGTGATAATCTCTTTAGTTTATAATAAACAATAATACCATACATTTATATAATATATTTAAAGAGAAAAATATTTTCTAAATAGGCTCATTTTATTTATTGTTTTTGAAAGTATCATAGGGTCTCCATCTATAAAGTTATTGTAATAAAATGTCGATAATTAGAATGAAGACATGGAGGGAGACATACATAATGAAAAACTCATTAAAACAAGCTAAAGGATTAGCTATTAGGACGAAACTTATTTTGGTAACAGAGTTATTGTTAATCATACCAGTACTTGCTCTAGGCTTAGTAAGCTATAGTGTTGCGAAACAAGAACTTGAAGAGAGCGGGAAGGTTCTTCTGAAAAATAGTGTAGAGATGACACTGCAAGTTATTGAACAAAATCAAATACTTGTAGATGGAGGGAAGCTAACACTAGATGAGGCGCAAGAAAGAGTTAGAGAATATATGCTGGGTGAGAAAGATGCCGATGGGACAAGACCGATTAATAAGAATATAAATCTTGGAGAAAATGGCTATTTACTGGCCTATACACAAGAAGGTATTGAAGCAGCACATCCTACCCTTGAAGGTAAGAATGTACTGGATGCTCAAGATAAGAAAGATGGTTCGTATTTTGTGAAAGAACAGATCAGAATAGGAAATGAGGGAGGAGGCTATCTAACTTACTGGTGGACACTTCCCAATTCGCAAAAAATTTCTGATAAGGTTGCTTATCAAAAGACTGATCCGCACTGGGGTTGGGTTGTGAGTGCTGGAACTTATATGAATGACTTTAATGTAGGTTCAAGTAAGATTTTTATTACAATGATTATGATGCTTTTAGGCGTTATAGTTATAGGATCTATAGTTATTATAATATTTGCACAACACATAGCTGTTCCTATTAAAAAGATTGGAAAAGCTGTAGATGCTGTAGCCTCGGGTGATCTATACATACAGGATTTGGGTATAAAGAATAGAGATGAGATTGGGAGACTTAATGAATCATTTAATATAATGGTGAAAAATGTTAATGAGCTCATAGGTTCTGTGAAGAATTCAGTGGATGTAGTATTTAAATCCTCAGAACTATTAGATAGTATCGTTGATGAAAACACAGTAACTATTAATGAGGTAGCAGTTTCTGTTAATGAAATTGCACAAAGTTCAGAGGAACAAGCGAGAGGGACAGAGCATGGTGTTATGAGAGTCAAAAGTTTATCAGAAAGAATAGAGCAGGTAACAAAGCTTACAGTAAAAACTGATGAAGCAGCAGCTGCAACAAGCGGTATAAGCAGCAAAGGATTAGAGGCAATTAAGATCCTTACGAATAAATCAGAAGAGAATAGCAAAGCGGCACAAAAGGTTAATGAAATCGTACTGGAAGTTGACAGAAGCTCTATAGAAATCAGTGCCATTGCAGAGGTTATTAGTCAGATATCTGATCAAACTAATTTATTAGCTTTAAACGCTGCTATAGAAGCTGCAAGAGCTGGAGAACAAGGGAGAGGATTTGCTGTCGTTGCTGAAGAAGTAAGAAAACTGGCGGCCCAATCCGCCATGTCTACTGGCAAAGTTAAAGAGTTAATAAGTGAAATACAGGAGAGGTCAAATGCTGCTGTTAAAGCTATGGAAGAAGGCGGAGCAATAGCTAAGGAACAAAATGATGCCGTAATAGAAGCTAAGTCTATTTTTAATCAGATATTAGAAGCTTTACAAGGTATTACAGAAGATATACGTAATATTAAAGGATATAGCTTTGAAATGGAAAGAGAAAAAGATGAAATAATTCATATTTTAGAAACACTTTCGGTTGCAACAGAACAAAATTCAGCGGCAACAGAAGAAGTTTCAGCTGCGACAGAAGAACAGTTAGCTAGTATAGATGGCATTGTTTCGCATACGCAAGATTTAAAAGAGCTTGCCGGGCAGCTTAAAGAAAAGGTGAGCGTATTTAAGGTTACACAGATATAAGGGAAATATTACAAGTATAATATACTCTAAACAAGATATACTAACTATGTAAAACCAAATATGAATGTA carries:
- a CDS encoding methyl-accepting chemotaxis protein — encoded protein: MKNSLKQAKGLAIRTKLILVTELLLIIPVLALGLVSYSVAKQELEESGKVLLKNSVEMTLQVIEQNQILVDGGKLTLDEAQERVREYMLGEKDADGTRPINKNINLGENGYLLAYTQEGIEAAHPTLEGKNVLDAQDKKDGSYFVKEQIRIGNEGGGYLTYWWTLPNSQKISDKVAYQKTDPHWGWVVSAGTYMNDFNVGSSKIFITMIMMLLGVIVIGSIVIIIFAQHIAVPIKKIGKAVDAVASGDLYIQDLGIKNRDEIGRLNESFNIMVKNVNELIGSVKNSVDVVFKSSELLDSIVDENTVTINEVAVSVNEIAQSSEEQARGTEHGVMRVKSLSERIEQVTKLTVKTDEAAAATSGISSKGLEAIKILTNKSEENSKAAQKVNEIVLEVDRSSIEISAIAEVISQISDQTNLLALNAAIEAARAGEQGRGFAVVAEEVRKLAAQSAMSTGKVKELISEIQERSNAAVKAMEEGGAIAKEQNDAVIEAKSIFNQILEALQGITEDIRNIKGYSFEMEREKDEIIHILETLSVATEQNSAATEEVSAATEEQLASIDGIVSHTQDLKELAGQLKEKVSVFKVTQI
- a CDS encoding sensor histidine kinase produces the protein MKKPSIKGLDIKSFSLKKQLLVYFFIIILIMSLTNISFLYKTQLYYESFDSILRRAEKIDEVSVAIDNIVNMVVEYLYNTEQNNLGNYEKEYNKVVNKLKEIQTSDNEKIYYKGRDILSMVETFNEKKVRFIQLAEKETERIYIDKYVEELYRLSGYMQSEVKILLVLQMRDAQSYYAGLERNLIIGENIIYLLMFFITLLCFIFAIRFSRNIAMPIHKLAIMSKEVAEGNLDIELIDIKTGEEVSILVKSFNNMVIRLKQLIETIKQKGQIENELKQEQIKNLEVSHLLNKTELDLLQSQINPHFLFNTLNSISALAEIESAEQTKLMIKELSSLLWYNLKRISMNVTLGEEYKVVESYLYIQSKRFGNRFYFDTYLDSKVENFTIPSMILQPFVENAIIHGLEPKSHGILEISVKDEGQCIRIIIQDDGVGMDEQRLQEIVCTEPSGLTKHRGIGINNVIKRLNIAYGTNVVQIESELGKGTKVTILLPKV
- a CDS encoding copper homeostasis protein CutC; amino-acid sequence: MNKITLEVCVDSVESALAAQKGGATRLEVCSNLIIGGTTPTSSLIDLVNASVDIPLHVLIRPRFGDFCYTPFEFEYIKREIKVAKEHGAKGIVIGILTPNGDLDIERLKVLIDLAKPLHITLHRAFDVCKNPFEALEQVKSLGIDTILTSGQQQTCIQGASCIKELVNKAGNQVEILVGSGLNSSNIEEIVKTTHAKAYHLSGKKEKESPMLYRPQTVTMGLPILSEYTIWETDWLEIEKVKDIINRIHL